One genomic window of Mercenaria mercenaria strain notata chromosome 2, MADL_Memer_1, whole genome shotgun sequence includes the following:
- the LOC123562574 gene encoding uncharacterized protein LOC123562574, with protein sequence MALLILLNILLFANSVQGSVKKGVSLWPGIHLCDDFKVLNNMSWWYDWSMDLSFWHEKVSKVCPPSTDQSMPPHIPMVKRYNNHTVLNIQGDALFILGFNEPDHADQADMTPQQAADAWPEIEKHSHGKLLVGPAPAAQHFHWSDEFYRLCHGCRIDYVAAHAYSCDAHHVMSFLQKLYHRYNKKIWLTEFACPQSSDENQQLHLMQTLLPQLEAADYVFRYSWFEARIKRSFGNGWITPAASLLHNDSSTLTNIGRFYNNFQANGHNPHVVG encoded by the exons ATGGCGTTATTGATTCTATTGAATATTCTTTTGTTTGCGAACTCCGTGCAGGGATCTGTAAAAAAGGGCGTGTCTTTATGGCCCGGGATTCATCTGTGCGACGATTTCAAAGTTCTCAACAACATGTCATGGTG GTATGACTGGAGTATGGACCTGTCGTTTTGGCATGAAAAAGTGTCAAAAGTGTGTCCACCTTCCACGGACCAGTCAATGCCGCCACATATTCCCATGGTAAAGAGATACAACAACCACACAGTTCTCAATATACAAGGAGATGCTCTGTTTATCTTGGGTTTCAACGAGCCCGACCACGCAGATCAAGCTGATATGACTCCACAACAAGCCGCTGATGCCTGGCCGGAAATAGAAAAGCACTCTCATGGAAAACTTCTTGTCGGTCCCGCACCAGCTGCTCAACATTTTCACTGGAGCGATGAGTTCTATAGGTTATGCCATGGTTGTCGTATAGACTATGTCGCTGCGCATGCGTACAGTTGCGATGCCCATCATGTTATGTCATTCCTGCAGAAACTGTATCATagatataacaagaaaatatgGCTGACGGAGTTCGCGTGCCCGCAATCTTCAGACGAAAATCAACAGTTACATTTAATGCAGACTTTATTGCCACAACTAGAGGCTGCGGATTACGTATTCAG GTATTCTTGGTTTGAGGCTAGAATAAAACGTTCATTTGGAAATGGATGGATAACTCCAGCAGCAAGTCTATTACACAACGATTCCTCAACATTGACGAACATTGGTCGCTTCTATAACAACTTCCAAGCAAATGGGCATAATCCACATGTTGTTGGGTGA
- the LOC123562576 gene encoding uncharacterized protein LOC123562576, which translates to MEFNFEDGERIVKSLTRKVMSALGKFSVSPKKSENARAAKNVMAFTNDITAEDEESFAIVYESIPYKSCETTTEKLFGKVKRSVELKNVPKQDNICCKKTTKHSPTCSNYSTRKLLDETVNKSHDLNVSSESLSSSSSYSMCFLNKSRAKLLETGLGLSESLRKLYLNCSSDSQNSMASSYQRPLTKGSYNKYSSVRDVSQSYNQSEIFRVGSDTESSTSLPSFNLSSCSADSYQGSVNIRYDTSSDDTSFMSDIKNPGPQNLPSFDEKSCTSELNETESPTTRLSCFRDQFSISDLNEPEAPHITSSFTEEFKHDIEYLAKSTFRTSTPDPETRLAAESSTTRTSSRVDTSESSRNFSAKSFMSVTDSSALVSRKRFVHGLSPLCGARSSARDGISSSRAHVRRSLAFLSPCKHTVNIAPKSESGKGTNFSVESKTQSQSANITPDLLNFQHDTFSRDSVLPKIMFQDETEEAVYYLITKYLDNSQCRW; encoded by the exons ATGGAGTTCAATTTTGAAG ATGGTGAACGCATTGTGAAGTCACTTACAAGAAAAGTTATGTCAGCCTTGGGGAAATTCAGTGTATCTCCGAAGAAGTCCGAGAATGCACGAGCTGCGAAAAATGTGATGGCGTTTACGAATGACATCACCGCGGAAGATGAAGAAAGCTTCGCAATAGTGTACGAATCAATACCATACAAGAGCTGTGAAACTACAACAGAAAAGTTATTTGGTAAAGTAAAAAGGTCGGTTGAATTGAAAAATGTTCCTAAGCAAGACAACATTTGCTGTAAGAAAACTACAAAACACTCGCCtacatgttcaaattattcaacaCGTAAACTATTAGATGAGACAGTAAACAAATCACACGATTTAAATGTCAGCTCTGAATCCTTGAGTTCATCTTCAAGTTACAGCATGTGTTTTCTTAACAAATCCAGGGCTAAACTATTGGAAACAGGTCTCGGACTTAGCGAAAGCCTCCGTAAACTATATCTAAATTGTTCGTCGGATTCACAGAATTCTATGGCATCATCATACCAGAGACCGTTGACAAAAGGTTCTTACAACAAATATTCTTCTGTAAGAGACGTGTCACAATCATACAATCAGTCTGAAATATTCCGGGTCGGATCTGACACCGAAAGTAGTACATCGCTTCCAAGTTTTAACTTAAGTAGCTGTAGTGCAGATAGCTATCAGGGATCAGTGAACATACGGTACGATACTTCATCAGATGACACGTCATTTATGAGTGACATAAAGAACCCTGGGCCCCAAAATTTGCCATCCTTTGATGAAAAATCCTGTACCAGCGAACTGAACGAAACCGAGTCCCCTACCACGAGACTATCGTGCTTTCGAGATCAGTTCAGTATCAGCGATTTGAATGAGCCCGAGGCTCCGCATAT TACGAGCTCATTTACTGAGGAATTTAAACACGACATCGAATATCTCGCAAAAAGTACTTTCAGAACGTCAACTCCGGATCCAGAGACACGACTGGCTGCGGAAAGTTCCACAACACGGACATCATCTAGAGTAGATACAAGCGAATCGAGTAGAAATTTCTCAGCGAAGTCATTCATGTCGGTCACTGATTCTTCAGCGTTAGTCTCAAGGAAACGCTTTGTGCACGGGCTTTCGCCTTTGTGCGGCGCAAGATCGTCTGCACGTGATGGCATTTCTAGTTCACGAGCACATGTTCGTCGCAGTTTAGCTTTCCTTTCTCCCTGTAAGCATACTGTTAATATAGCTCCAAAATCTGAAAGCGGAAAGGGTACAAACTTTTCTGTAGAAAGCAAAACTCAGTCTCAGTCGGCGAACATTACCCCAGATCTACTAAATTTTCAACATGATACTTTTAGTAGAGACTCAGTTTTGCCTAAAATCATGTTCCAAGATGAAACAGAGGAAGCAGTGTATTAtcttataacaaaatatttagacAACAGTCAGTGCAGATGGTGA